From a region of the Cololabis saira isolate AMF1-May2022 chromosome 8, fColSai1.1, whole genome shotgun sequence genome:
- the LOC133448264 gene encoding transcriptional regulator Myc-A-like → MLQSFCQSPDWFCSEPLLFDDEFCQSLMKDLQALPTPPQSPPTKAGPGDGKPLSKEDQLSYVSDILLEDHDMQQLGWPCSDLFRPDGAAKEDGGPSRPGSPLEAGGEDCLWQCLAEEKLVVSMLGSSPLLSDIDTSIFEEIAGSMLDCQDLMGAQEPSEATSDYGSASSEMSPCSSSDSEEEIDVVTVTRCPSSPSPPPSSSDLSVRKQKQQQEEEEQRALQRHMFEIQLQHNYAAPCPASPPPPSSKRSRGGDGSSSRSHHSLRSSHSSSSSSYSSSSSSSSSSSRYQHQQQSPRSSAETEDEEERRRTHNVMERQRRNELKNCFVRLRDNVPELSRNDKASKVVILKKARDCIYGLEDEARRLQGKRERLRAKQDELKARLERLRR, encoded by the exons ATGTTGCAAAGCTTCTGCCAGTCTCCGGACTGGTTCTGCTCGGAGCCGCTGCTGTTCGACGATGAGTTCTGCCAGAGCCTGATGAAGGACCTGCAGGCGCTGCCGACGCCGCCCCAGTCGCCCCCCACCAAGGCCGGGCCGGGCGACGGCAAGCCCCTGTCCAAGGAGGACCAGCTGAGCTACGTGTCGGACATCCTGCTGGAGGACCACGACATGCAGCAGCTGGGCTGGCCCTGCTCGGACCTGTTCCGGCCCGACGGCGCGGCCAAGGAGGACGGCGGGCCCAGCCGGCCCGGCTCGCCCCTGGAGGCCGGCGGCGAGGACTGCCTGTGGCAGTGCCTGGCCGAGGAGAAGCTGGTGGTGTCCATGCTGGGCTCCAGCCCGCTGCTCTCCGACATCGACACCAGCATCTTCGAGGAGATCGCCGGCTCCATGCTGGACTGCCAGGACCTGATGGGGGCGCAGGAGCCCAGCGAGGCCACGTCCGACTACGGCTCGGCCAGCAGCGAGATGTCGCCCTGCTCGTCCAGCGACTCCG AAGAAGAAATCGATGTTGTCACGGTGACGCGCTGCCCGTCAAGCCCCTCCCCCCCGCCCTCGTCGTCCGACCTCTCGGTCCgcaagcagaagcagcagcaggaggaggaggagcagcggGCGCTGCAGCGCCACATGTTCGAgatccagctgcagcacaaCTACGCGGCGCCCTGCCCGGCCTCGCCGCCGCCGCCGTCCAGCAAGCGCTCGCGAGGCGGCGACGGCTCCTCGTCGCGCTCGCACCACTCCCTGCGCAGCTcccactcctcctcctcgtcgtcCTACTCGTCCTCCTCGTCATCATCCTCCTCGTCGTCGcggtaccagcaccagcagcagtcGCCGCGCAGCTCGGCGGAgacggaggacgaggaggagcgGCGGCGGACCCACAACGTGATGGAGCGGCAGCGGCGCAACGAGCTGAAGAACTGCTTCGTGCGGCTGCGGGACAACGTGCCGGAGCTGTCGCGCAACGACAAGGCGTCCAAGGTGGTGATCCTGAAGAAGGCGCGGGACTGCATCTACGGCCTGGAGGACGAGGCCCGCCGGCTGCAGGGCAAGCGCGAGCGGCTCCGGGCCAAGCAGGACGAGCTGAAGGCGCGGCTGGAGCGGCTGCGCCGGTAG